The Corythoichthys intestinalis isolate RoL2023-P3 chromosome 2, ASM3026506v1, whole genome shotgun sequence DNA segment ATTCAGCCTCGTTCTCTAGCAGTGCTGAGAATAGATAATCCCATTACGATATCCGCAGTCAAGACAGAACAAGTAGCTTTTAGACTGCTGCTTGTCATGTTTATCTTAAGCAAAGAACGCGACATCCCACCTGACTTGGAACATGCAAGACCAACCCAACAGTAAATGACATAAATGAGCATCCTGTCTCCAATAGCAACGATTATTTCAGTGCTACATTAAAATGAACACTTGCACACCGTCATGGTTGGAAagtcattttattatttttagaaAAGACGCTGGGGCTTTCCCATGGTGCTCTTGATATAGAGGGCACGCACATTCTGCCAGTTCTTCTTGAGCAGTGACACCAGGAAGTTGACGGCCAGATGGATGTTGTACACCAGCTCGTCCTCTGTCATCTTCACGTGTCCCACGGCCACAGCAAGACAGAGGACCTGAAGCGCACAAACTCATGATAAGGCATACTGAGGAGCGATCGTGGCGCATCGTTGGAAACTCATTTTACCTTCTTCATCTGGAACTTGATGGTGGATTTGACCTCATCCACTTTGGCGTTCAAGTTCTCGTTGTGGGTGAGCAGCGAGGGGAACTTGCCGGCCTTGTTGAGCCCGGGGCCAAGGATACGGGGAATCTGCTTGATCAGAGACTCAGAAGCCAGGAAGGCGTCGTACTTCTTGGCTACAGAAAAATAGCGATCGATGAAGATCCCGAGCTCGTGGTACATCTTGTGGCGCTAGCGACAGATTACTCCTCACCGAGCTTCTTGACCAGCTTCTTGTTCTTGTTGAGCTTTTTGAGTGCCTCCACATCCATGTGTGGCAGGTTCGCGCTTTTGGCCTCGTCGCAATGCTGCTGGTCTCCCAAAAGGCAGACTGAGAATTTGGGTCTGGGTAGAGTCCTCAGCCTACACAAAGAGTCGCAAGTTCACAATTTGCACAACCCTGCACTGGCGAGGCCTCAGCCTTTCCTCAAATCTAAAGGCTCATTTATGCTCAGATGTAtaggaaggggaaaaaaacctgaTGAACACTGCTATCGACTGATCAATAAGCAAATTTGCACATTTCTGGATATGACTTAAAGCAACCCAAGAATAATATTCTACCCAAAGTTGAACATAAATGAGCCACAGCAGTTTAAATGTTTAAAGTCTTACCCATACCGCAAGAATGGCAGGGGTCCAGCTGACTTCATTCATAACATAGTGAACATTGGTCGGCCCGAGTTGGCTAGCCACAAAGAACTCAGCCTCTCAAAGCCTCCCCTCATGTTTTAAGACCCAGGGTAGGGGTCCGCCTGCCGAGGCCGGGTCAGCTTCGGCAGACTACCCAGAGTACTTTTCCGTGCCTGCGACTGGCCCGTCCGAAAATACTATGACTAAAAATTCAACTTCTACTGCATTGAGACGGTGCCAGACGCAAACTTGGAAAAGGTTGGGTGAGACAGAAAATGGTCCAACCTGACGGTGCCGGAGAAACGCTTGTCCTTCTGGGGATCATAATTTTTCAGGCTGATCTGCAGCTCCACAGTCTCCACAAACCTAACATAGAAGTCACATACATTAACAACGGTGACAAAAACGATTACATCGACAGTCAATCAAAGATTATATTTGCCATTATTTATCAGATGAATCATTTTATTCCTCtggattaccgtattggcccgaatataaaactgtgttttttgcactaAAAtaggactgaaaaagagggggtcgtcttatattcgcggtctagacgttataccaatttacgacgctagatggcgccagatatcattgaagtgatgttctgtcatgccagatctcagctactctcaagtttaaccagtttgcatttttttattgcaatgtttaagatttgtttcaagactagttaccgttagacttcactttgatggttaatgcggttattgcaattttgttgttttatcacaatagattgatttatttacatttcaaaaaccagaagccattcatttacgaatgtgattgcactctagtttacatatttaaatgttcagatattaagatttgaacgaggcaaaataacatgctttttctctcatatatattgttataatcatttgtttcggatgtactataattattttctaaaaatttggtgttcaaaaagtcttttctcaaacttgagtcttgaaaaagacttataatcagggctgttttatattcgggccaatacggtaatttagtATAATCTGCCTTCATCAAGTAGATTTTGTCttcttaggggaaaaaaaaaaaattaaaaaaaaaaaaaaaaaaaaacaatcccccACAAATTTCAAAATATTAAGAATTTAATACAATTAGATTTACAAATTTCcccttttgaatttttaaaggagcatttacacaaaaaattaaataggaTTCGGGCAGCTTATATGTCAAAAACACGAAAATTGTTGTTAATGCGTTTGTTAGTCAATGGAAACCTAATTAGCAACGCTCAACAGTCTACAAGGAATTAAACCTGTTGCAAAATGCAATATGTCAAATTTttgcatggtaaataaaaatgagggcggtaattttcccagcTGCGATTGATCGCCACATGCGTgcgtgctgcgtgcattcggcacatgtgcgtgttgattgcatgtgagactccagttcctttcacagatcttTATTGGCCATCAACACGCCATAGAATTTAAGTtctgacatacaaaataaggaaacacaactatattaaacattgtaaaaggttagcattgctacattgaagcTAATGGAAAAATGACAATGTACTAAACACTTTAGCCCGCtagaaaacattggcagtcttctccacaacACAAAATTGAGGTTAAAAAgtgacttcaaacatgaaaactcgctggattacagcatttgcaaacgatgcgAACTAAagcaaatctattactgacaccacatgcatgacgaaaagtgaagtacacttttttttttttttttactaagtataaagcttacggttagcggcttagcgaacggacttccggtgaacatttaaaaaataaaagcacatcatgttcAGATCGGAGGTCATCTCacatcagattctacactaataatacatttaaaaggACACCCATTATGACAAATCTGATTGGCGATGATAATATGATGTAATACATGACAATAATCTTACTTCAAATTTATGAACATgtgcactttgcaggacaagatgagtTTGGATGTAATACTTTTTAACAGGCTCTAATTGGtagacaacaaaattgccattgggTTTCTGACCTATTTCGTATTCTGCAAAATGACTCGTGATGcattgcatgtgtgtgtgtgtgttttttaaatacatttataatttttaatatagtttgtattttatttaagaataaaacTTGCATTTGAATAGatgatttattaggatgtattgtcactattCGTGGTTGAATTGGTTGAAAAGAAttgacaataatatcgcataccgGCAATAACTTATGAGACACTATAGAAAATTTGTTATCACGACAGGCCTACTAGGAATACTTACTTCCTCTTCTTCGTTTTCGAGCCTGACAAGACTTCCCTCACGGCCTCAAACAAAGTGTCTCTGGAAACCTTACTGCAACACAAATAAGGAAGGATTAGCAACAAATTATGCTTAGTACACGAGTTTATTCTACCTTTTACcatctaaaaaacaaaaaatattaaattattcTGCCTTTTACTGCAAGTTGCTGGCATAGATATCTGAAAGATACTAGAGACTACAGGTAggcatctttgggcacctaacgatttgattacgattcagaggctacgattcgactataaattgattattgatgacaGCCCCCTCCCAAGctatttcgtacattagttacaaaaattgtacaaaaagcctctcaggattAAAAAtgtgactatttcagtatcaaggtaACAGTTTTAAagcggtaaataaaatactcaagtccccattctgtatcagcagctttaaactacatttaactattgttgtgaatcaacaattttgttaaaattgctcccgttatttccCTATCGTCTacgttcgacatgtgaaagttttaaaactgttttaaagacagattcaagtccagattttgccgatttagaagtattttagacaaAAAGTTCATTagattcgcttggaaggttcgctacaacagccttccagggaaAGCTActtctttaagatggcagctgtttactatcgcctgcaagtctgtcattagcatctagttctacatacatgATATGTATTATCtactgtagcattatgtggacgtagtttgtagcggctgtcagcagcagtcaggttttttttttttttttttatctagttgcatgagttgagccagagacatgagttgagcattgtcattagactcatggtaatgacaagcataatgtttactctcgatccgttcctcattgcgtccccaaGACCACGCGGAGTGTGTTTTAgtttcgctttacttgacatatttcagtaatcagaatttggatgtttgtgaattgctctcgaatcttccacggccaaatagcgaataatctaagaatcggaaatttcgcacacctctcctAGAGAGACCAATTAACGGCCCAgccaatttggaaatttgacgtttATCAGTATtggccttttttcttttttttttaaatccgaccagccgatatgaaaaaaaaaaaaaaatctatttaaaactgggttatttcggcTAAGATGTAGCCGCGCCTCTCTGTCCTGCACTAATATTTACCCCATCCTCCGATTGGTTAAATGATAAATTGAGTTATACTTGtattgcgcctttccacctttttaaggccctcatAGCACTTCACACCTTACCCCAGtatttctcaaatggtggggcgcagagcgatgccagggttggcgcaagtgacctcggggaacatgtttttttttttggccgtactagaataaagtgtacttgcacatccactccgtgggtggcagtggcgctctcattttcaaagtgcgtgcagtatttttgaaggtaagcaagagcacacggaagagactcatgtagagctggactcacgctgcgacccactgtcttctccggttctcacgcgtCCGGCCGAGaattgccgttttcggcttgggatcgtcacgaccaccgccctcacctacggttctccctcggccgccgagaatgcgcttttttcgggccgttt contains these protein-coding regions:
- the rpl10a gene encoding large ribosomal subunit protein uL1, with the protein product MSKVSRDTLFEAVREVLSGSKTKKRKFVETVELQISLKNYDPQKDKRFSGTVRLRTLPRPKFSVCLLGDQQHCDEAKSANLPHMDVEALKKLNKNKKLVKKLAKKYDAFLASESLIKQIPRILGPGLNKAGKFPSLLTHNENLNAKVDEVKSTIKFQMKKVLCLAVAVGHVKMTEDELVYNIHLAVNFLVSLLKKNWQNVRALYIKSTMGKPQRLF